The genomic segment CAACACACtgtcacaaaaattaaaacagatACCACCATAATTCcatataattacaatttaacaaattacataaacttttaaaacaatACATTTAACTTCTCTTACCTTTTAGAATATCGTTCTAGAAGATCTTATACTTTTTCACGGCTCAAAAAGTTCTATTTGTACCTATAAACAATAAAACCATAATCAGGATTCGTCATTATAAGCATTGATTagtaaaaaacttaaaagaatacTCAAATTATACATACGAGAGACCCATACATCAAATGCATTGAAATACATAaaactagataaaaaaatagaaaactaacTTACGAAACTAGATAATGAcatttaaaagacaaaaagacCTCCATATCCTTAAGCATTCAATATATTCGTACTATAACCACTGTATAGcacacataatatatatatatatatatatatatatatatatatatatatatatatatatatatatatatatatgattgattTTTAAGTTAGAgagatataaattattattgaaagtgaatattataaataaagttaaatatttggACCAAACTAACCAAACCGTCCCGCAAAATTCACAATTTACGTGGATGtgttatttttttgataaatttttaatacgATTTTTTTAATACCTCCATAATCTATGagttaaaagaattttattcGTAGACTTCCGCACGaagtttaattgagtttttattttgtttttaaggaGTTAAAACCGacaataaaaattcatttaaaataaataaccatCTAAAGTACTCATTCTTTCAACCCATAACAtgcaatttttcttttgtcacaCTCGTactaagaaataataaaaaaggaatgaCACTCATTCTTTGTAACCAATTTGTatctataataatttattttctttattatttattttttaacatttttattatttttaaattgttattgtttattttaattcattacgAGTTTTTCTTTCATTGACGCTTCGCAACATTCCAGTCTCTAGTAACTTCTAAATAGTCtaggttttttaatttttcttaaaatcgttttaaattaatgaacCAATTCTTTATATTCCTTTTTAACTTTTGCCATTTTAATTCAATGTATGAGGTTACATTTTAATGTGTTTTAAGATAGAGTGTGttctaacaaaattattatgaaatatttttgtttttatttgtgcaTTAGGTATATTAAAGAATAcggtttaataaattttaataagcCTTATCAAACAATTCAAGTCTATTTAGaccatatttttatattataactaaatttttagaagttattatttattatattgttactATACTTTTCAAGGTAAgtactattttaatatatacatagaCTCACGATTAATGTTGattctataaatataactagtattttttaaataaatatttacttcaTAATCATTCTTACATTATAGATCTTAATTCTTTTACCGGCTTGATCATTGAAGATCTTTTGTTAATGATCTTTTCATTAACGAGAAGACTATTTCCAAACAAAAAGAGTGATCAAACTATGGTTAGGATCTTGCTACCGATTTGTAATCACTCAAATTCTGggtaagaacaatttttttattgaatcattttatttaatatatttttgataaaaaaagcattgcaaaaattaatttaccatatttaaattgagaaaatatgtttgattattaacctacaaataaaaattacaaaaattaattttttaataattaaaattttttatattcctTAAAATTTTATGGAAAATGCGTCTATCTAAAAATGctaataaacaaaaacatgaaaactagtatttaatattacatcaaatattgtgtatgatttaaaaaaaaattgagatgattagaaatattataaaatgtagATGTTCATTCTCGAACTATTCAACTATTTAACttaactcaattaaacttaattaaatatagttaagttttatttatgatCAGATTAAAGTCAATCTAGCTCAAACTAGCCTGCTTTTAATAATGATTGGTTGATGAGTTTAACACAAGGAACATGTACTCATGgttatatttatgtttgtattatgaaaaataaattttatgtttttttttcatgtctTGAATTATTTTTGACAAACTTATTATGTCTTACTTGTCTTATTATTAACTTGCTTGAagtcttaattaaatttataaatatggtaatatttttaattgtgatgaCACTTAAAAGTTacaataaaactatatatacttttttttaatgtaaccCACATGACCAATACAATCCAACACCTTCAGGAATGAATtggattaaattgaaaaatgaaaaaaaaaacaacctaACCCAACTAAATATTTTGTAGTACGTTGAGTACTTAAATTGTTAAAATCTCATCCAATTCAACCTACAAACATTCGTaacaaaatattctttaatatcTTTAACTAGTTTTTACTTTCCAttgtaattgaaaaatattttgatttttttctatttatctcTGACCGAACTAAAGCCTTTCATTTATGCTTTATCTGggtggtgaaaaaaaaaaataaagagaaaaaaatgaaaaaaaaaacaaaatataagcaATGTATTATTTACATGAGAAACGTATAAAAACgagagaaaatatcaattgatttagataaatgaaaacaaagaaattgtACATAAAATCCTTGTACACACTgagatattttatattcattattatttttaaataaaacatatttaatatatatatatatatatatatgtatatatatatatatatatttgtaattattaattttacaatgtttatttaatatccttgcttaaaatattttttaaatgtaatatattttaaacttaaatgcatttcaaatttatataaaataaatgagtgGTGTTCTTTAGGAACAAAATCTTCACATTATCTGAGATGTTAGGAGGATCATGTGAGATCATTTATTTCAggtaaacaataaatattgattgaaacataaatatttcaggtaaacaataaatattgattgaaacataaatatttcaggtaaacaataaatattgattgcatatatgaataaaaaagaaaagaaaaagagttttacaagagtaaaaataaagaacaaataaattatatagtaaaaatgaaatttaaagtcTATACAAATAACTGCGAAGTATCTATTATTTCATACTCAGTAGGATATATagtaaaagagataaaaaaaatgaattaagatTAAAGAGAGTTGAGAATTTTGGAAAAAAAGAGTTATAAttagggatggcaacgggtcggATCGGGTACGGGTAGagcctacccgcaacccgacccgctACCCACCGGATACCCATTTAAAAAATACCCgtgggtattttaaaacccgcgggTACCCGCGGATAgtcgcaaaaaataaaaaaaaaatatttaatacattttaaatataaaatttaaataaaaatacaaatatatataatataaattaaattaaatgtaaattaaaatttaattttaataaaatttaaactaataaaatataattttattttatttttaattaaatttaattaaaaaaatatataaattatttattttttaattttttgcgggTAAAGGATACCCGCGGGGCGGGTAGtatactatccgtacccgacccgtttaaaagcgggtattaaaatacccgctacccgttacccgcgggtagtaaatatctgCGGATAGTTATTACCCGCCACGGATTTTACCCGCGGGTACCCGTATCCACGGGTAAAATTGCCATTCCTAGTTATAATATGAGAATGCATGCAAATAAGAGATGAAAAGGAGTAAAAAAGAAAGGAGATTCATAATTTcacaataaatttaatgaaaaaagctaatttatttgattttaaaattttattttctatttccttACGAAACGAAAGTACaaactatgattttttttttcatttaataataatacgAATTTAACTTTTTCTACATTTAATTTGATTACATCTCTCAACATCTTTTGaagtgatttttcttttattaaaaatatttttctacttacaaaatattaaaaaataagcataaaaaaacTTCCCCAATTCCATATTTAGACACACTCACATCTTTTACATCTTTCACATCACAAGCCAAAGAAAACATAAGACAATCCATTattctttgaaaaagaaactCAAAACATTCTGTAAGTAACAACCCGCATGCccaataaaaatgtaaattaaaaactttacgACACGATTCAACGACTTGTATTTTAATGTTGTCTATCACACATCACTCACATGCAAAAGTCAATAGAATCATTCCGACAacacaaaaagaataaataagtatagtaatatatttttagtaacaAAAATGTTATGATTATCTTGCCATACGAGAACtaaaaaattatgagtttttAAAACCATGTTGCACATGCAAAGCTTTTCATTTTTCACCCAGTCCCTATTGAGCGTGAGTTCCTCTGCATTATAAAACAACCTTTGAACTTTACAAAAAGCTGAAAAAAGAGAGATAAGAAAACGATGGGTGCTTGCTTTGGTTCGGtatttacttattaaaatataaataagtataatcttttgttactttttataaactaattaaaaagaAGATAAACGAATTAAATAGCATGCAACTGCACTGTCATGTATGACCCATATAATCATACCatacttttgtttttctatcaCTTGTTCTcttctaattaattaatgtatagactaatatataataatgaattattttattactatacTAACTCATCggatttatatataataaaaagtacaAGTCCAAAGAAGAAGTCAAAATCCTTTTAACAAAGCATATTTGTCGCAGATAGTATCATTTTCTTacttctataataaaaaaaattgaatttaatgattttatattgtCAATACGAAAAAACTATTTAGTGAATTTGTTGGAAGTTGTACGTTAACTAAatggtcaatttataatatacatacgaatgtaattttataagttgattttgtgaaattaaattaaatttaaaatttattttttaacataatattagagtcaagttaaaatttattttaaaaatatttgttgtttgctaATATATTGTTACACCTATTGAACCagtcttacaaaatatatattattaatactaATAGTATGTGTTTCAGGTAAGATAGAGATTTCTCATTTAAATCACTCCAAGTTGTTCTAAAGACTAGATGAACTTCATGATGGTCCTCCATTATTAAGTTGTATTGTTCGTTCTCTTTTTTTGTTACTCAAGCCATGTGAGAGGATAGATGTAAAAAACACTCCAACACCTCAAATCAATGACtttgtataataatatttaataaaaaaataagtactAATTACCTAATTTTACatgttaaacatatatttatatatattaaaatgggTTTAACATTAAGTTTAACCTTTACTAATAAAggactttaattattttattaactgtcaataagtaataattattattattataatgtattTCAAAGATTATCTTAACCGATCTATTATCAAATGgttaattatttatctattcGGTACACAGATATACACATAGTACGTTATGCATAGATAATCATTACTTTCCTTATGACATAAGATACTTcatgaatataaattttgaaaagtgatGAAGCGGCACGAAAGATACCCTTCAACTAAAGCGGAATGAAACGAAACAAAAACAGTGTCAAAACGAGTAGAACACGCGTCGTTTGacgtttaaaaataataaatctctCTGGGTCACTGTTGGtcggttttttatttttatttttaaaattttgttgttggttGTTCTCATTCCACAATAATCCTCTCCATTGCCGAATTAACCTTTTTCAATATAACGGACCGAACACGGCAAAACCATTACACCTTTACGCCAAAGCACCGAAACGAGTCGCATCGAGCTTCATTGAGCTGTGCTGGATCTGTTGCTACTATTTCTTTGATTCTTTCTGTTGAATTGAACTAGTTAGGCTACTGAATTAATGGATCCGAGAGGTTTAGTGATATTGGTGGCGATTCTAGTTGCGGAAATGAGTTGCGTTGCCGACGGAACTTTAGTGTTTCCGGTGGAGCGTCAGAAAAGGAGTTTAAGCGCTATCAAAGCTCACGATGCTCAACGTCGAGGTCGAATTCTCTCCGCCGTGGATCTCAACCTTGGCGGCAATGGTGTCCCTACTAATACTGGGTTCATTTCTTTTGCTTCTTTATCACATGTGTTTTAACTGGATGAATATTTGTTTGTACGGGATTAAAATTCGTAAggactaaatattttttagattcaGAATGAATGTCTTTAATTGTACTATATGGTTATTTCTAAATTCTAACATACGGTCTCTCAAGAAAATCAAGTATTCggttaaagataataataatacaagGAAAATAGAGTGAGACAGttgataagattttttttttccagttaGTTTGTTGTGGGGTAGTGTTTGAATATACGTTATAAGGACAGAATGTGGCGAATTTTTAGAATTTGTGACCTGTAAGTGGGGAATTCTGATTTGTGGTATAGGAGTAGGattaattattatgatttttgaaGGAGGTAGCAGcggttttctttattttcatgcttatgttgttgtttatttggtTTAGTCTGTATTATACAAAACTTGGGCTTGGCTCTCCTCCGAAGGATTATTATGTGCAAGTTGATACAGGAAGTGACATTCTGTGGGTGAATTGCGTTGAGTGTTCGAGATGTCCCAGGAAAAGTGATCTCGGTGTACGTATCTATGACTTTTTCCTCAGTTTGCAGATTCAAATTCTGAATCGATGACTTTTGATCCTTGTTGAATTTCCTAGATTTGTGGTTGTTGCAACAGATAGAATTGACTCTTTATGACCCAAAGAGCTCTGAAACTGCAGAGCTGGTTTCTTGTGAGCAAGACTTTTGTGCTGCCGCGTATGATGGTCCAATGCCTGGGTGCAAGTCTGAAATTCCATGCCCCTACAGCATAACTTATGGAGACGGAAGTGCAACTTCTGGATACTATGTCCAGGATTATCTTACTTATAACCGTGTCAATGGAAATCTTCTTACTACGCCACAAAATAGCAGTATCATTTTTGGGTGAGAATAATTACAATTACTAAGTACCAATGTTTTAACTTCTCACTAAATCTCTTTATTGTTGTCTTGTTATGATAATTTTTAGGCCGATCATGTCTGGTGTTCAATCAGAGTAGGGGTTTCTATGAGAGAATTATCTTGGTTCTGAACACAATTTCCATTCGTTTGAGTCATCTATTTCTGGTTATGTGAAAACTTTGTAAGCAAGTAGGAAGTTTCActatactatttttaattagaaatattcAGGCTAATAAGTTCCTAGGTTGatatagattaaataaaaattatgccatttcaactttttctccTGTTTATATTTCTATGGTTAATCTTTTGCTGACAGGTGTGGCGCTGTACAATCTGGGACATTGGGTTCATCTTCTGAACAAGCCCTTGACGGAATAATGGGTTTTGGACAAGCAAATTCTTCTGTACTTTCTCAGCTTGCTGCATCTGGAAaggtgaaaaaaatattttcacattgCCTTGACAATATTCGTGGTGGTGGAATATTTGCCATCGGGGAAGTGGTGGAACCAAAAGTTAGTACAACTCCATTGGTACCAAGAATGTATGTACGGTAACTTAGTATTTCACTCTCGTACTATTATATTGGTTATGAGATAACTCTAAGGGTAAATTTGATGGTCACGCAGAGCTACCAATAATGAATTGTCTTATGAATAACTTCATGCGATTTTCACAAGATATTTCAGTTGGTTGGGTTGTTCTATAATTGAAGTAGGGAGCAGtgcttaatattatttgaagGTAGAAAATTCCCTAGAGTGCTGAATCTGCGTGGTTCTTTTTTTCTCCATTTGGACATTTAAAcatttgatataatatatttataaaagattcaGAAAATGAAGTAACGGAAATATAATTTCAAAGCTAATGTTGTAAATGCTTGATACGAGAGTGGAATACAGCATTCACACCAATGATATCTAAtagatttttatttgtatatttctaTCAATTTGATTGCTTTACGTCAATGTCATTAGTGCAGGAGTATTGAGCAGCACCTTTTCaaactttttgtcttttattgCCCCTTTTGGATCCTGC from the Vigna angularis cultivar LongXiaoDou No.4 chromosome 3, ASM1680809v1, whole genome shotgun sequence genome contains:
- the LOC108322810 gene encoding aspartic proteinase 36 isoform X2, translating into MDPRGLVILVAILVAEMSCVADGTLVFPVERQKRSLSAIKAHDAQRRGRILSAVDLNLGGNGVPTNTGLYYTKLGLGSPPKDYYVQVDTGSDILWVNCVECSRCPRKSDLGIELTLYDPKSSETAELVSCEQDFCAAAYDGPMPGCKSEIPCPYSITYGDGSATSGYYVQDYLTYNRVNGNLLTTPQNSSIIFGCGAVQSGTLGSSSEQALDGIMGFGQANSSVLSQLAASGKVKKIFSHCLDNIRGGGIFAIGEVVEPKVSTTPLVPRMAHYNVVLKTIEVDTDTLQLPSDIFESGNGRGTIIDSGTTLAYLPGLVYDQLMQKDGRMWCIGWQKSVSQAKNGKDMTLLGDLVLSNKVVIYDLENMAIGWTDYNCSSSIKVKDEATGAVRTVGAHDISSVSTCFIGRILTFFLLLIAILNY
- the LOC108322810 gene encoding aspartic proteinase 36 isoform X1 is translated as MDPRGLVILVAILVAEMSCVADGTLVFPVERQKRSLSAIKAHDAQRRGRILSAVDLNLGGNGVPTNTGLYYTKLGLGSPPKDYYVQVDTGSDILWVNCVECSRCPRKSDLGIELTLYDPKSSETAELVSCEQDFCAAAYDGPMPGCKSEIPCPYSITYGDGSATSGYYVQDYLTYNRVNGNLLTTPQNSSIIFGCGAVQSGTLGSSSEQALDGIMGFGQANSSVLSQLAASGKVKKIFSHCLDNIRGGGIFAIGEVVEPKVSTTPLVPRMAHYNVVLKTIEVDTDTLQLPSDIFESGNGRGTIIDSGTTLAYLPGLVYDQLMQKVLTRQPGLKLYLVEQQFSCFQYAGNVDRGFPVVKFHFEDSLSLTVYPHDYLFDFNDGRMWCIGWQKSVSQAKNGKDMTLLGDLVLSNKVVIYDLENMAIGWTDYNCSSSIKVKDEATGAVRTVGAHDISSVSTCFIGRILTFFLLLIAILNY